The sequence GATTGATTTTAAAACACCGATTCGCTATATCGGGTCAGATTTTCAACAGAGTGTCTGGAATGAACTGCGGCGAATTCCGGTAGGCGAAACGATTTCGTACAAAAGTTTGGCAGAAAAACTAGGGCGGCCAACAGCGAGTCGAGCTGTGGCAAGAGCAAATGGGGCTAACCAATTATCTCTCATCGTCCCGTGTCATCGCGTAATCAATACTAACGGAGCATTAGGAGGCTACGGCGGCGGTCTTGCCCGAAAAGAGTGGCTAATTAAACATGAAAAGATGGTTCCAAAGTAACGCGGAACCATCTTTTTTTCAATTATTTAACTCGTATTCCAAACAACGGCATCAAAGCAGGAGCATGCGAAAAATCAATGCTCACACCCTTCAAATCTTGCGGCATTGCAGTGATAGACTCAAAAATACATGAGCTAAGATCAACACCATTTAGCGCGCAATTTAAAAACTGTGCTTTATTCAAATCAAGCCGTTCCAAATACGTATCGACCAGTTGAGCGCCACTGAAATCACTATTCGTATACGCGCCCGCCTCAAATGCCACCCATTTCAAGTTAGCATAACGAAAGGCGACATAATCCGCATAACAATCAACAAAAACGCAATTTCTGAGTGTAGCATCACTGAAATTCACACCAATTAATTTACAATTTTCAAAACGTACCCGGTGAATAACGGCGCCCATTAAATCTAAATTCGACAAATCGCAATTTTTAAATACAACATCAGTCAAATTCGCGCTTACAAGAGAAACCGAATCAAAAACACAACCATCAAAAACAATCGTTTCTAAATGAAAATGCTCGAAAATTTCCCCGGTTAGCGTCGTTTTTCTAAAGATTTGCTCACTAACTTCTCCAATATCTTCAATAAAATATGTATCATTCGGATAAACCGTCAAATCCTCATCAGGAATCCGTGGCGCAGTAATTTTTTTCATTATATCGACCTCACTTCTGCTTTCATTATACCGTATTTTGCTAGGAAAAGGAGCGGAAAATCGTTTACCTTTCATAAAAAACGGATTACAATGAATGTAGAATAAAAATGGCAGTTGAGGAGTGAACGTGATGACAGCGAGCGTATTTGTGGCAGGGAAATTACTACCAGAAACGATGGAAGCTCTTAGCAAATGGGACGTTAAAGCTTTTTCGGGTGAGGAAAATATTACAGAAGCAGAGTTAATAAAAAATGTAACGGAAGTGGATGCGATTATTTGCCCGCTTTCTTCCCCAATTTCGGCAAAAGTATTGGAATCGGCAAAAAATCTTAAAATCGTGGCGAATATTGGTGCCGGTTTTGACAATATCGATGTAAAAAAAGCGCAAGAATTGGGAATTGCAGTGACCAATACGCCAGATGTGTCAACGGAAGCAACGGCGGAACTAACGCTTGGATTAATTTTAGACGTAGCACGGAGAATTTCAGAAGGCGACAGATTATGCCGCGAAACCCCCGAGCAATTCAAAGGCTGGGCGCCAACTTTCTTTTTAGGTACTGAATTAAGTGGCAAAACGCTCGGAATTATTGGATTAGGAAGAATCGGACAAGCTGTTGCAAAACGTGCGGCTGCTTTTGGAATGAAAATTATTTATTCTGGGCACCATCCGAAAGAAGTGGCGAAAGAATGGAATGCAGAGTTTGTGAGCCAGGCAGAGTTATTGAAGCGCAGTGATGTTGTGGCAATTCATGCGGCATACAGTCCTGCTTTGAAACATTTGCTGAACGAAACGACACTGAAAACGATGAAATCGAGTGCCTTTTTGATCAATGCTGCTCGCGGTCCTGTTGTGGAGGAAGCTGCACTGATTAAGGCATTAGAAGCAGGCGTTATCGCCGGCGCTGCGCTGGATGTGTTTGAGTTCGAGCCTAAAATTGGCGAGGATTTGGCTAAACTGGATAATGTCGTTTTAACACCCCATATCGGAAACGCAACCGTGGAAACACGCGCAGCAATGGGCAAAATCGCCATTGCAAATGTCGAGGCTGTATTAGCAGGAAAAGCACCACTACATTCTGTTTATTAATAGCCAAAAATATAGCCACAGCGAGTGGCTGTGGCTGTGTTTTATCGCTGAATTATGGTATAATATTTCTTGTCGGAATATGACAACGGGTTGTTAGCTCAGTTGGTAGAGCAGCTGACTCTTAATCAGCGGGTCGGGGGTTCGAAACCCTCACAACCCATAAAAAAACAAACGCCAGTGACTGTTAAAGTCGTTGGTGTTTTGTCGTTTTTACGGGAAAAATGTTAATAATTTTAATAATAAGCTGCTTTCTTTTTGATTCTTTATCAATTACATAGAAAACGAGTGAAATTTCAAAGTATCTAATAGTTCACTACATGATGTGCAAAAGGAGTTGTTTCAGTGAGTAGAATTGACATCGGAGAAATACAAGCCTTTTTATACCAATTACGTGCAGCCAATGAATCGGGAAGGAAAACTATCCAATCTATCAAAACGGCCGTGACAAAGTATGTGGGAGATAATAGTTTAAAAGGGAAAGCAGTTGATGCATCGAAAACTTATTATCAAATGACTTATTTCCCTCTCTGTGATGCAATAATCGAAGCTATGGACGAAAGTGAAGAACGGTTGGGGCAGTACATCCAAGATTTTCATGCCGAAGTTGATAGCTCACCAGATGCCAAAATCGATGCGGACGGTTTATATGAACTGGGTAAAATGATTGACCGAATAGAAAGCAAAAAAGAAGCTTTAGCACAGCGAATGAATAGTGGGACAGAAGGACAAATGCAGAATTACCGTTCCCAGTTAGCTATTGCGTATAAACAGGAAAATATTCTCGAAAAATATTTGTCATTTGAACAAAGCCATGCTAACTTTTTTGACCATTTGATTGATTTGGTTCAAGCGGTTCAGCAGACTATCCGCGAACTTCAGTCTAATATCCAGTTCAACAGCCAAACAGGCACTTACGATTTAAGTAAACTGAATAGTGCTACAGTGAGTCGAATGCAACAAGCATTGAATAAATCACGAGGTATCAAAGAAGACATTATAAAAGAACTACGGGACTACACAGTGCTTGCAGTGGTATATTTAGATAGTAATGGAAAAGAACAAGTCATGTGGTTATTAGAACGAGACGGCGTAGGGATAGAGAATGCGGAACTCAAAGCCTATTTAACAGAAAATGGAAAATACTTAAACCCAGAAGACTACACGATTATTACGAATGAAGAATTAAACAAGAAAATCAACCAATCTTGGCGAGATGGTGTTTATTATCTAAATGGTAATAAGTATGATGGCTTAACTGGCGGCGTCTTATCTACCTCGGCATATGTTGAAGCTGGAAAAGGATATATAGATAAAAGCGGGTTGGCGGATGTTGTGCTGGGGCTTGGGTTGAGTACGGCTGCGATTAGAGGGAGTAATACGTTTGGTAAGAAACAAAGTGTAGCTAACGTTCCAAATAGTTCGAAAAATAGCGCACAGTATCAAAAATATAAGAATGAGTTAATGAAGGGTGACACACTAGAAAACTCCAAACCCATTATATTTGGGTCTGATTTAAAAGATTCCAAGGTGGTTTCCGCGCTAACTAAAAATGGAGGTTCCATGTCAGATTGGGCAAAAATGGAATCAACATATAGTTATGAAACCTCAATGGGAAGAGGAAAGATTCACTTCTATAAAAACTTAAAAACTGGTGAGATTAATTTTTATGATGTGAAAATGAAAGTGCCTATCCCTAAAGATCTTAAAATTAGAAACCAACTTACCGATGATTTTTGGATTGTAGATTTAGATAATAATTTCATACCAAAAGGAGTTAGATAATATGATTGTAAAAGTAATTACTAACAAGGCAAATAGAGATATTACCATTAATAAACTTTATCCAGTTATTATAAAAAAAGATGATGAAATTAGGATAGTTGATGATTTTGGTGGATTATCAATATATGAGCTTAAAGACTTTCAAGTTTTTAAAGAAAATATCAGTTCATACAAAAAGAATAATAATTGTATTGTTTATAAGTCGGTGGATTATCCAAGTTTTTTAGAAAACTATTATAATGATGACAAAAAAGCTTTGAACGCGTTAACTTATAGTTTGCTAAACATATTTGAAGAGGATTTAAATTCAGAGGAACTAGTTGAATTAATTACATCAGAAGAATATTCGAATGATGAAAAAATGGTATTTGTTGAAACGATAGAAAATAAAATAACTGATAGCTCTGTCAAAATATTAGCCAAGTATTTTCAAAATAAGCAGGATATAGAACCAGAATTTTTGTTGTCTATATGTAAACTTCTATCTAAATATCAAATTCAAGAAGTTTATGATTTATTTTTAAAGTATATTAGCGATGATACAATTAATAATGATGCTGTGCAAAACATAATTGTTGAGTATTTCAATAATTATAATTAAAAATTTTGCTTTCACGAAAGAAATTAGGGAATTGTAAACAAATAATAGTGATAAACTTGAGAGACTAATTAAAGTGGATTTTAGCTTCTTCGCTCATTGAATCGATTCACAATCGTGGGATAGAAAATAAATTGTAAGAAGCAAAGTATTATTTGCTTTTCGATTAGCAAGAAATTACCTAATTTATAAAGTTGCTTTAGTAATCTCTGACTATCTAAAATTTAAATGATAATACGTATGAAATCAAGGCTATTAAAGAATTAATAAATGGAAATTATGTGATTAAGTCAACAAATTAAAGAGAACCTAATTAAAAGTTAGTATACTAGGAAGTGCTCATTATGAATAAAACTACTCAAATGAATAGCGAAATTTTCCAAATAAATTTAGAGAAAACTTTAAAAGAGATAATGGTGGCAAAAGGGCTTCAAATTGATAAAATCAGATTTGTGATAGTTCCCGTAGAAGAAAAAGGGAAGATGTTAGATGGTAGTGATGAAATGATGAAACGATTAGTTTTGACTAAAGAAAATATAGGTAATAAACAATTAGTACTAAAAGATGTTGTAGATGTTGTAGGTGGATTATTCCCTAAAACTACTATTTGGATAAATGTTTCTTTTTTAGAAATGAACGGAGAAAAAGCTATTTTTAAGTTGGAAACAAGTTTGCGCTTTAGAAAGCCGACATTATTAAGAAATGCTGAAACAGGGCACACACCATTTAAAGCGATAACTTAATTTGAATAATTTTTAAATGAAGATGAGTGAAAATTGGCTAAAGGTACTTTCTCATGAGAGAAATATATCAAGTGAACTGTCCACAAGAGAATATAAGACCTTTTTAGAGGATATGATGTTGAGGTAGTTAAGCTGATAGATTTGCTAAAGAAAGAATCAAACACAAAGATGAGGAAAAAGCTTATGACGAAGATAAATCATATGAATAATAAATTAATTTTTGAAAACCAAGAATACACATTTGAGTATCCAATACAGACTTTGAGAGAAGATAAAAATTATGTATATGTTTTATTAGATATACCAGCCAAACAAGAATATACGTTTGATGATTTTCATAATATTTATGCTTTTTCTTATACGGGTGAACGGAAATGGCAAATAGGAGAGAGACCCGTTGGAGATAATGATGTTTATACTTTGATTAATGTAAAAGAAGGAGTACTTTACGCTACAGATTTTAGCGGAAGAAAATATAAAGTTTGTGAAAAAAATGGAATTCCTGAAAAAATGGAAATTGTAAAATAAAAAATACATTTTACTGTTTCGTTCAGAATCATTGCAACCCATATTTGAAAATGAGCTAAATGTCTTAGCAATGTTTTTATGAAATCCCAAACAGAAAAACCAACCTTCACTCAACAGGAGCTAACATGAAAAAACTAAAACAGCTAACTAATCAATTATTTACATCAATTATCCTCCTAATCACCATGCTATTTTATCATACCCCCAACACTTGCGATAGCTGATGGAAGTAAAGTGAGTTTTTATGAATATAT comes from Listeria monocytogenes and encodes:
- a CDS encoding pentapeptide repeat-containing protein, with protein sequence MKKITAPRIPDEDLTVYPNDTYFIEDIGEVSEQIFRKTTLTGEIFEHFHLETIVFDGCVFDSVSLVSANLTDVVFKNCDLSNLDLMGAVIHRVRFENCKLIGVNFSDATLRNCVFVDCYADYVAFRYANLKWVAFEAGAYTNSDFSGAQLVDTYLERLDLNKAQFLNCALNGVDLSSCIFESITAMPQDLKGVSIDFSHAPALMPLFGIRVK
- a CDS encoding 2-hydroxyacid dehydrogenase family protein produces the protein MTASVFVAGKLLPETMEALSKWDVKAFSGEENITEAELIKNVTEVDAIICPLSSPISAKVLESAKNLKIVANIGAGFDNIDVKKAQELGIAVTNTPDVSTEATAELTLGLILDVARRISEGDRLCRETPEQFKGWAPTFFLGTELSGKTLGIIGLGRIGQAVAKRAAAFGMKIIYSGHHPKEVAKEWNAEFVSQAELLKRSDVVAIHAAYSPALKHLLNETTLKTMKSSAFLINAARGPVVEEAALIKALEAGVIAGAALDVFEFEPKIGEDLAKLDNVVLTPHIGNATVETRAAMGKIAIANVEAVLAGKAPLHSVY
- a CDS encoding LXG domain-containing protein, yielding MSRIDIGEIQAFLYQLRAANESGRKTIQSIKTAVTKYVGDNSLKGKAVDASKTYYQMTYFPLCDAIIEAMDESEERLGQYIQDFHAEVDSSPDAKIDADGLYELGKMIDRIESKKEALAQRMNSGTEGQMQNYRSQLAIAYKQENILEKYLSFEQSHANFFDHLIDLVQAVQQTIRELQSNIQFNSQTGTYDLSKLNSATVSRMQQALNKSRGIKEDIIKELRDYTVLAVVYLDSNGKEQVMWLLERDGVGIENAELKAYLTENGKYLNPEDYTIITNEELNKKINQSWRDGVYYLNGNKYDGLTGGVLSTSAYVEAGKGYIDKSGLADVVLGLGLSTAAIRGSNTFGKKQSVANVPNSSKNSAQYQKYKNELMKGDTLENSKPIIFGSDLKDSKVVSALTKNGGSMSDWAKMESTYSYETSMGRGKIHFYKNLKTGEINFYDVKMKVPIPKDLKIRNQLTDDFWIVDLDNNFIPKGVR